The following coding sequences are from one Desulfobacterales bacterium window:
- a CDS encoding DUF1573 domain-containing protein has translation MKTQFFLTISIAIIVLTLPVFAENSETAKVPIAFLAESIYDFGSAIEGSEVKHEFILRNNGNAPLAIERMKSSCGCTAASGVREIQPGSEEKITVTFSTRGYKDRVKQVVNIITNDKNQPNLSVSITGIVEQLMDVNPQRITLFGKVGEKIKAEIKITPMEKYNAKIRGVTLKEGEFLKYHLEEQKNENKTVYTLTIENTKKEAGRYFDTITIETDNPIKKDVVISVFGNIREQ, from the coding sequence ATGAAAACTCAATTTTTTTTAACTATATCTATAGCTATAATTGTATTAACATTACCTGTTTTTGCCGAAAATTCAGAAACAGCTAAAGTTCCTATAGCTTTTTTAGCTGAATCAATTTATGATTTTGGTTCGGCTATAGAAGGTTCGGAAGTTAAACACGAATTTATTTTAAGAAATAATGGAAATGCTCCTCTTGCAATAGAAAGAATGAAATCAAGCTGTGGATGCACTGCCGCTTCAGGGGTTAGAGAAATCCAGCCCGGTTCTGAAGAAAAGATTACAGTTACATTTTCTACCAGGGGATATAAAGACAGAGTCAAGCAAGTTGTTAATATTATAACAAACGACAAAAACCAGCCGAATCTATCAGTTTCGATTACAGGTATTGTAGAACAACTTATGGACGTTAATCCTCAAAGAATTACTTTATTCGGTAAAGTCGGAGAAAAAATAAAAGCTGAAATTAAAATTACTCCGATGGAAAAATATAATGCCAAAATCAGAGGAGTTACTTTAAAAGAAGGCGAATTCCTTAAATATCACTTAGAAGAACAAAAAAATGAGAATAAAACTGTTTATACTTTAACTATTGAAAATACAAAAAAAGAAGCAGGCCGCTATTTTGATACTATAACTATAGAAACCGATAATCCTATTAAAAAAGATGTTGTTATTTCTGTCTTCGGCAATATACGGGAACAGTAG
- a CDS encoding DoxX family membrane protein, which yields MLFCRLFLAGVFIYASIDKIIHPTAFSKAVFNYQILPDVLINFTAITLPWVELVLGILLIFNIWMPGTIFISTGLLMIFITAIIFNLARGLDINCGCFSTSADDPMSALTMLRDFSFIIPAFFLLFITFKSKSLNQ from the coding sequence ATGTTGTTTTGCAGACTTTTTCTTGCCGGAGTATTTATTTATGCGAGCATTGATAAAATAATTCATCCTACAGCTTTTTCTAAGGCTGTATTTAATTATCAAATTTTGCCGGATGTGCTTATTAATTTTACGGCAATTACGCTTCCTTGGGTTGAACTTGTTTTAGGGATATTGTTAATTTTTAATATCTGGATGCCGGGCACTATATTTATTAGCACCGGTTTATTAATGATATTTATAACCGCAATTATTTTTAATTTAGCGCGAGGTTTAGATATAAATTGCGGATGTTTTTCAACTTCAGCTGATGACCCTATGAGTGCGCTTACAATGTTAAGGGATTTTTCTTTTATTATCCCTGCATTTTTTTTATTGTTTATTACGTTTAAATCTAAATCTTTAAATCAATGA